A region from the Leptospirillum ferriphilum ML-04 genome encodes:
- a CDS encoding efflux RND transporter periplasmic adaptor subunit — MNVQRLSPIQTGILLFLGGAILFALQGRFHLFNFSLFSPPPKPVPFRMPVPVAFVEQKTVPVYKTYVGTTEAIKNVTLQAMVTGYLRDQLVPDGSDVRKGTVIYKIDSRYYKASVDQARAQKERDAANLEYANVNQHRNALMVTHGDVSKDAYDLATSTMHQARSSVLSDKANEELAKINLGYTRIVAPFAGRLSHSQAFKGSLIASGTTLNTLVQLDPIYATFNPPEPDLPLISANQKKGSLPAVITLADNPDSRYRGRLTFLDNTVDRTTGTITARVTISNPDRTLLPGQFVRVHLHIGDHPGALLVPQVAIGSSQVGKYLYVIGKGNIAEMRFVSLGSTFGNMTEVTKGVNLGEAVIVGNQQKIGPGMPVLPIYPKKTSTRS; from the coding sequence ATGAACGTACAGAGACTCTCCCCAATTCAAACAGGGATCCTCCTCTTTCTGGGCGGAGCGATCCTCTTTGCCCTGCAAGGGCGGTTTCACCTGTTCAATTTTTCTCTTTTTTCCCCTCCCCCAAAACCCGTCCCGTTCCGGATGCCGGTCCCCGTGGCGTTTGTAGAGCAAAAAACGGTTCCGGTCTACAAGACATACGTGGGAACGACAGAAGCGATCAAAAACGTGACGTTGCAGGCGATGGTGACCGGCTACCTCAGGGATCAGCTCGTCCCCGACGGCTCCGATGTCCGGAAGGGAACCGTGATCTATAAGATCGATTCACGGTATTACAAGGCCTCTGTCGACCAGGCACGGGCACAAAAGGAACGCGACGCCGCCAATCTGGAATATGCCAACGTCAACCAGCACCGCAATGCCCTCATGGTGACCCACGGGGATGTCTCGAAAGATGCGTATGATCTTGCCACGAGCACAATGCATCAGGCCAGATCCTCCGTTCTTTCCGACAAGGCCAACGAAGAACTTGCCAAGATCAATCTGGGCTATACAAGGATCGTGGCCCCGTTCGCCGGCCGGCTCAGCCACAGCCAGGCCTTCAAGGGAAGCCTGATTGCAAGCGGAACCACACTCAACACCCTCGTCCAGCTGGACCCGATCTACGCCACCTTCAATCCCCCCGAGCCGGACTTGCCCCTGATTTCTGCAAACCAGAAAAAAGGCTCTCTCCCGGCGGTGATCACTCTGGCCGACAATCCGGATTCCCGCTACCGGGGACGGCTGACCTTTCTCGACAATACCGTGGACCGGACGACCGGGACCATCACCGCCAGGGTCACCATTTCGAACCCGGACAGGACTCTTCTTCCCGGACAGTTTGTCCGCGTCCATCTCCACATCGGAGATCATCCGGGTGCGCTTCTCGTTCCGCAGGTCGCCATCGGATCGAGCCAGGTCGGAAAATATCTTTACGTTATCGGAAAGGGAAATATTGCCGAAATGCGGTTCGTCTCCCTGGGAAGCACCTTCGGGAACATGACGGAAGTTACAAAAGGAGTGAATCTCGGAGAAGCCGTGATCGTGGGGAACCAGCAGAAAATCGGGCCGGGTATGCCAGTCCTGCCGATTTATCCCAAAAAAACCAGCACTCGTTCCTGA
- a CDS encoding alcohol dehydrogenase, with product MKAVRSLGPGQPFVCQDVPDPRPGSGEVLLRVQACGICHSDMFVREGLFPGISYPRIPGHEVVGVILETGPGVADFRKGDAVGVGWHGGHCLTCPACRRGDFILCSRGRITGISFDGGYAEFMVAPEHALARIPDGMDPAEAAPLLCAGVTTFNSLRHAGALAGSVVAVLGIGGLGHLALQFAKKMGFRTVALSSGSEKSGLARSLGADEYVDMKKENPVEALEKMGGARVILATVPHSDTISRLVDALGDDGRMVLLGADTAPVQVSPLQLIPKRKSVSGWPSGDALDSEETLNFANLAGIRAMVERMPLDRAEEAYEIMIRNKARFRVVLTV from the coding sequence ATGAAAGCCGTTCGTTCTCTTGGTCCGGGTCAGCCGTTTGTCTGTCAGGATGTGCCTGATCCCCGTCCGGGGTCCGGAGAGGTCCTGCTTCGCGTTCAGGCCTGCGGAATCTGTCACAGTGACATGTTCGTCCGGGAGGGTCTTTTTCCGGGAATCTCCTATCCCCGGATTCCGGGACATGAGGTGGTGGGGGTCATTCTGGAAACCGGACCCGGAGTCGCGGATTTCCGGAAAGGAGACGCTGTGGGGGTCGGCTGGCACGGCGGCCACTGTCTGACCTGTCCGGCATGTCGGAGGGGCGACTTCATTCTTTGCTCCCGCGGACGGATTACGGGAATCTCTTTCGACGGAGGCTATGCCGAATTTATGGTGGCCCCCGAACATGCTCTCGCCCGTATACCGGATGGCATGGATCCCGCGGAAGCCGCTCCTCTTCTCTGCGCAGGGGTCACCACCTTCAACAGTCTGCGGCACGCCGGTGCATTGGCGGGTTCCGTCGTCGCGGTTCTGGGGATCGGTGGCCTCGGCCACCTGGCGCTCCAGTTCGCCAAAAAAATGGGGTTCCGGACCGTCGCGCTCTCCTCGGGATCGGAGAAGTCCGGCCTCGCCCGTTCATTGGGCGCGGACGAGTATGTGGACATGAAGAAGGAAAATCCGGTGGAAGCGCTGGAAAAAATGGGGGGCGCGCGGGTCATTCTTGCCACGGTTCCCCACAGCGATACGATCAGCCGTCTGGTCGACGCTCTGGGAGACGATGGGCGCATGGTGCTTTTGGGTGCGGATACGGCGCCGGTCCAGGTGTCTCCTCTCCAGCTGATCCCGAAGCGCAAATCGGTGTCGGGTTGGCCTTCGGGCGACGCCCTGGATTCGGAAGAGACGCTCAACTTCGCAAATCTGGCCGGCATCCGGGCCATGGTCGAGCGCATGCCTCTGGACCGGGCAGAGGAAGCGTATGAAATCATGATCCGGAACAAGGCCCGTTTCCGTGTCGTTTTGACCGTCTGA
- a CDS encoding MarR family winged helix-turn-helix transcriptional regulator, whose product MDVLNKKEEESPWEEYPIRIKLMKLFWMLGPAFVRWAESQMEMDGYTPQRMYLLGNLYEYGPMMMSALKDRLGVTATNITAHVDALEREGMVERVPLPSDRRVTIISLTP is encoded by the coding sequence GTGGACGTTCTGAACAAGAAGGAAGAGGAATCTCCCTGGGAGGAGTATCCCATCCGGATCAAGCTCATGAAGCTTTTCTGGATGCTGGGTCCCGCGTTTGTCCGGTGGGCCGAGTCCCAGATGGAGATGGACGGATACACCCCGCAGAGAATGTATCTTCTGGGGAATCTCTACGAATATGGTCCGATGATGATGAGCGCCCTGAAAGACCGTCTGGGAGTGACCGCCACCAATATCACGGCCCATGTGGATGCCCTTGAACGGGAAGGGATGGTCGAGCGGGTCCCGCTCCCTTCGGACCGACGCGTGACGATCATTTCCCTGACGCCCTAG
- a CDS encoding efflux transporter outer membrane subunit produces the protein MMTPGAKTSAFSLATLLILAGCAVGPDFHTPPAPKTNAYTKKPLPENVTVTENGKKVVQTFRPGSDIPGEWWTLFHSRALNGLIEEALKSNPNFKAAEQSLLQAMENVGVGEGSFLPSGTASLGTTQQYFNGAAFGAPFLSNLFTLNTGNVSVSYTLDIFGGIRRQLESLKAQAEYQRYQLEAAYLTLTSNIVLTAIQEASYRAQIAATRQIVNVLDRELSIVRHQYALGYASRTAVLTQETILYQEKALLPALKKQLAFEKHQMAVYLGRFPNEKIGDDFRLDDLSLPKQLPLSLPSELVEHRPDIRAAEEQLHSASAQIGVATANMLPQVSLTGNYGSESIEGYFSPGSQFWAWGPSVSNPLFQEFTLYHQKKAAIAAFRKAKDQYKNAILQAFQNVADTLRSIQSDADILNVQTSAEKAAQESLHIAEHQFTIGAIGYPDLYNAQRTYQQALINLVQARANQYSDTVALFQALGGGWWNLPGATPKGIKLANLNATR, from the coding sequence ATGATGACTCCCGGGGCCAAAACCTCCGCATTTTCCCTCGCAACACTGCTGATCCTGGCAGGATGCGCCGTCGGGCCGGACTTCCATACGCCTCCAGCCCCCAAGACGAACGCCTACACGAAAAAACCGCTCCCGGAAAACGTGACGGTCACCGAAAACGGGAAGAAGGTCGTCCAGACCTTTCGACCGGGAAGCGATATTCCGGGAGAGTGGTGGACGCTGTTTCACTCCAGAGCCCTGAACGGACTGATCGAGGAAGCCCTGAAATCGAACCCCAACTTCAAGGCGGCCGAACAATCCCTTCTTCAGGCCATGGAAAACGTCGGTGTCGGAGAAGGTTCGTTTCTTCCGAGCGGAACCGCAAGCCTGGGCACCACCCAGCAATACTTCAACGGAGCGGCTTTCGGCGCACCGTTCCTGTCCAATCTCTTTACCCTCAACACCGGAAATGTGTCCGTCTCCTACACGCTGGACATTTTTGGGGGAATCCGCCGCCAGCTGGAATCCCTGAAAGCCCAGGCCGAATACCAGCGCTATCAGCTGGAAGCGGCCTACCTGACCCTGACGTCGAACATTGTGCTGACCGCTATCCAGGAGGCTTCCTACCGCGCCCAGATCGCAGCCACGCGGCAGATTGTCAACGTTCTCGACCGTGAACTGTCCATTGTCCGGCACCAGTACGCTCTGGGGTATGCTTCCCGGACGGCGGTTCTCACCCAGGAAACCATTCTCTATCAGGAAAAAGCCCTGCTTCCCGCTCTCAAAAAGCAGCTGGCTTTTGAAAAACACCAGATGGCCGTGTATCTGGGACGCTTTCCGAATGAGAAGATCGGAGACGATTTCCGGCTCGACGACTTGTCCCTGCCCAAACAGCTTCCGCTTTCCCTTCCCTCCGAACTTGTCGAACACCGGCCGGACATCCGGGCGGCCGAAGAGCAGCTGCACTCCGCCAGCGCCCAGATCGGGGTCGCCACAGCCAACATGCTTCCCCAGGTCTCCCTGACCGGCAACTACGGAAGCGAAAGCATCGAAGGGTATTTCTCGCCAGGAAGCCAGTTCTGGGCCTGGGGTCCGTCTGTGTCGAACCCGCTTTTCCAGGAATTTACGCTGTATCACCAGAAAAAGGCGGCCATAGCGGCCTTCAGGAAAGCCAAGGACCAGTACAAGAACGCAATTTTGCAGGCTTTCCAGAATGTCGCGGATACCCTTCGCTCGATCCAGTCCGACGCCGACATCCTGAATGTGCAAACCAGTGCGGAAAAAGCGGCACAGGAAAGCCTTCATATCGCCGAGCACCAGTTCACCATCGGAGCCATCGGCTACCCGGATCTCTACAATGCCCAGCGAACCTACCAGCAGGCCCTGATCAATCTCGTCCAGGCCCGCGCCAACCAGTATTCCGATACCGTGGCGCTGTTTCAGGCCCTTGGCGGCGGGTGGTGGAATCTTCCCGGGGCCACACCAAAAGGCATCAAACTCGCGAACCTAAACGCGACCCGCTGA